A region of Vibrio chagasii DNA encodes the following proteins:
- a CDS encoding BamA/TamA family outer membrane protein codes for MIFKRTTRHLVMSAMALLGVSFSSSALSEEKDSAFVPFYFSTETMGNTFGVAGVAKGVWQPQAALFGMALYSDKDSYVGFLSAFNFALSENILFSTQMYQARFNENPYYIGSQGDNDSSIDDKTIADGLEENYQFEFKYLLPWGNVAEHGLLGAFQPIKDVSFASPVESGVSSIIFTPFYTSRELEGLNNSEEATGFSLAFDWDNRDSTRNPTKGSHTNLEFTTGAESWSNDDLWLKWTFQNSQYFALGPLGDVFDQQVLAFDFYTADTPTWDNCTGQDCARPPETEQARLGGLYRLRGYTGGRYHGRSAVHYSAEYRVIPDWQPLDDIPLINYYDLPWWQWVAFAEVGRVADEYDIKTLHTDMKWSLGGAVRFQVEGIVVRAELARGGDEGTFRVMINQPF; via the coding sequence ATGATATTCAAGCGAACCACTCGACACCTAGTGATGTCAGCAATGGCATTACTCGGTGTGAGCTTTTCTTCTTCAGCCCTGAGTGAAGAAAAAGATTCAGCCTTTGTCCCTTTTTACTTCAGCACTGAAACCATGGGTAATACCTTTGGGGTTGCTGGTGTCGCAAAGGGTGTTTGGCAACCTCAAGCCGCTTTGTTTGGTATGGCGCTGTATTCAGACAAAGACAGCTACGTCGGTTTCCTATCAGCTTTTAACTTTGCACTGTCTGAGAACATACTGTTCAGTACTCAGATGTACCAAGCTCGTTTTAACGAAAACCCGTATTACATTGGCTCTCAAGGCGATAACGATTCATCGATTGATGACAAAACCATCGCTGATGGCTTAGAAGAAAACTATCAGTTTGAGTTTAAGTATCTGTTGCCATGGGGCAATGTTGCTGAGCATGGTTTATTAGGTGCGTTTCAACCAATTAAAGATGTGAGCTTTGCTTCACCAGTCGAGTCGGGTGTCAGCTCGATAATCTTTACGCCTTTTTATACTTCCCGTGAGTTGGAAGGTTTAAATAATAGTGAAGAGGCGACAGGCTTTAGCTTAGCGTTTGATTGGGATAACCGTGATAGCACACGCAACCCAACCAAAGGTTCTCATACCAACCTTGAGTTCACTACTGGCGCTGAAAGTTGGTCTAACGACGACTTATGGTTGAAGTGGACATTTCAAAACAGTCAGTATTTTGCGTTAGGCCCGTTAGGTGATGTGTTTGATCAGCAAGTCTTAGCATTTGATTTCTATACTGCTGATACACCGACTTGGGATAACTGCACAGGGCAAGATTGCGCTCGCCCACCAGAAACGGAGCAGGCGCGATTAGGTGGTTTATACCGCTTAAGAGGTTATACCGGAGGGCGTTACCATGGGCGTTCTGCAGTCCATTACTCTGCCGAATATAGGGTAATTCCAGACTGGCAACCACTGGATGATATTCCACTGATTAACTACTACGACTTACCTTGGTGGCAGTGGGTAGCATTTGCCGAAGTCGGGCGCGTTGCCGATGAGTACGACATCAAAACACTGCATACCGATATGAAGTGGAGTTTGGGCGGCGCGGTTCGCTTCCAAGTTGAAGGTATTGTTGTTCGTGCTGAATTGGCGCGAGGCGGCGATGAGGGGACCTTTAGGGTCATGATAAACCAGCCTTTCTAA
- the alr gene encoding alanine racemase — translation MTYMKAATASIDLNALEHNLNQIKSKAPQCKVMSVVKANGYGHGLLHIAKHSKSSDAFGVARIEEALQLRAGGIVKPILLLEGFYSSGDLPILVTNNIQTVVHCEEQLSALENADLETPVMVWLKVDSGMHRLGVRPEQYQDFVERLHQCANVAKPLRYMSHFGCADELDRTTTVEQTELFLSLTDGCEGERSLAASAGLLAWPDSHLDWVRPGIISYGVSPFVDKSAQELGFMPVMTLTSHLIAVRDVKAGESVGYGANWTSERDTKVGVIAIGYGDGYPRTAPNGTPVFVNGRKVPIAGRVSMDMLTVDLGPDAQDKVGDEATLWGKELPSEEVAEHIGTIAYELVTKLTSRVAMEYVK, via the coding sequence ATGACGTATATGAAAGCGGCGACCGCGAGCATTGATTTGAATGCGCTTGAACATAACCTGAACCAGATAAAGTCAAAAGCCCCGCAGTGCAAAGTGATGTCTGTTGTCAAAGCAAATGGCTATGGTCATGGCTTACTGCACATTGCTAAGCACTCTAAAAGCTCAGATGCCTTTGGTGTGGCCCGTATTGAGGAAGCACTGCAGCTGCGTGCTGGTGGTATTGTTAAACCTATTTTGTTGCTCGAAGGCTTTTACTCTTCGGGCGACTTACCGATTCTTGTCACTAATAACATTCAAACAGTTGTGCATTGCGAAGAGCAATTAAGCGCGCTAGAGAATGCTGACTTAGAAACACCGGTTATGGTGTGGCTAAAGGTCGATAGCGGCATGCACCGCTTGGGCGTTCGTCCAGAGCAGTACCAAGATTTCGTTGAGCGTCTGCATCAATGTGCGAATGTGGCTAAGCCTCTTCGTTACATGAGCCACTTTGGTTGTGCTGATGAGCTGGATCGAACGACTACGGTAGAGCAGACTGAACTGTTTTTGTCTCTTACTGATGGTTGTGAAGGGGAGCGCTCACTGGCCGCTTCTGCTGGTTTGTTGGCTTGGCCTGATAGCCACCTTGATTGGGTACGCCCTGGAATTATCTCTTACGGTGTATCGCCGTTTGTTGATAAATCAGCACAAGAGCTTGGCTTTATGCCTGTGATGACCCTTACCTCTCACCTGATTGCAGTTCGTGATGTTAAAGCGGGTGAAAGCGTAGGATATGGTGCTAACTGGACCAGTGAGCGTGATACTAAGGTGGGTGTTATCGCGATTGGTTATGGTGATGGCTATCCTCGAACTGCACCCAACGGTACACCTGTGTTTGTAAATGGACGAAAAGTGCCTATTGCAGGCCGAGTCTCTATGGACATGTTGACGGTCGACCTTGGGCCGGATGCTCAAGATAAAGTCGGTGATGAAGCCACACTTTGGGGTAAAGAGCTACCTTCAGAGGAAGTCGCAGAGCATATCGGTACGATCGCTTACGAGTTAGTTACGAAACTTACCTCGCGTGTAGCGATGGAATACGTGAAGTAG
- a CDS encoding secondary thiamine-phosphate synthase enzyme YjbQ, which produces MWIQKTIHLNAQKRGFHLITDEIEQQIHDVNSLSVGLLHLFIQHTSASLTLNENADPTVRSDMESHFNKFVPERAPYYKHTYEGDDDMPAHIKASTLGNSVTIPITNGRLALGTWQGIYLGEHRDYGGSRTVIATIQGE; this is translated from the coding sequence ATGTGGATTCAGAAGACTATACACCTAAATGCACAAAAGCGTGGATTTCATCTCATTACTGATGAAATTGAACAACAGATACACGATGTGAACTCTTTATCTGTTGGTTTATTACATCTATTTATTCAGCATACTTCTGCCAGCTTGACGCTCAATGAAAACGCCGATCCGACCGTCCGTAGTGATATGGAGTCACACTTCAATAAGTTTGTGCCCGAACGAGCGCCCTATTACAAACATACTTATGAAGGTGATGATGATATGCCAGCTCACATTAAAGCATCGACACTTGGCAACAGTGTGACAATCCCTATCACCAATGGTCGTTTAGCTTTAGGAACATGGCAGGGCATTTACTTGGGAGAACACCGAGACTACGGTGGTAGCCGCACTGTGATTGCTACTATCCAAGGAGAATAG
- a CDS encoding chemotaxis protein CheX: MRAEFVNPFLASLMNVLKTMASLELKPQKPRVKKDEIARGDVSGLIGMVGPQSRGSMSITFDEGLALEIMENMLGERPNGLNEEVTDMVGEITNMVTGGAKRILAESGFDFDMATPIVVSGKGHTIRHKCEGAIIIMPFSSQWGNAFIEICFE; encoded by the coding sequence ATGCGCGCTGAATTTGTAAACCCGTTTTTAGCTTCTTTGATGAACGTTCTAAAAACGATGGCTTCTCTAGAATTGAAGCCACAAAAACCAAGAGTTAAGAAAGATGAAATCGCTCGTGGTGATGTCTCTGGTTTAATCGGTATGGTTGGTCCACAATCTCGTGGTTCAATGTCGATTACCTTTGATGAAGGTCTGGCTCTGGAAATCATGGAAAACATGCTTGGTGAGCGACCAAACGGTTTGAACGAAGAAGTAACCGACATGGTTGGTGAGATCACCAACATGGTAACTGGTGGTGCAAAGCGTATTCTTGCGGAAAGCGGCTTCGACTTCGACATGGCAACACCGATTGTGGTTTCTGGTAAAGGCCACACTATTCGTCACAAATGCGAAGGCGCAATCATCATCATGCCTTTCTCATCTCAGTGGGGTAATGCCTTCATCGAGATCTGTTTCGAATAG
- the pspG gene encoding envelope stress response protein PspG, with the protein MFELIFVLIFVATLLVTGITFMTVLAATGVALAVMLLLGMMSVVFKLLPWLIVIAIGVWFFKNFVHSSNQRRY; encoded by the coding sequence ATGTTTGAATTAATCTTTGTTCTTATTTTCGTTGCTACGCTACTTGTGACAGGCATTACCTTTATGACGGTATTAGCGGCAACTGGAGTCGCATTAGCCGTAATGTTGCTGCTTGGTATGATGAGTGTGGTGTTTAAATTACTGCCTTGGTTGATTGTGATTGCAATCGGCGTGTGGTTTTTCAAAAACTTTGTACATAGCTCGAATCAGAGGCGCTACTAA
- the pgi gene encoding glucose-6-phosphate isomerase: MLKNINPTQTQAWKALTAHFESAQDMDMKELFAQDAKRFESFSTRFGSDILVDYSKNLIDAETMQHLFALANETEVKSAIEAMFSGDAINKTEGRSVLHTALRNRSDKPVMVDGKDVMPAVNAVLAKMELFTHRIVSGEWKGYTGKEITDVVNIGIGGSDLGPYMVTEALTPYKTRLNMHFVSNVDGTHIVETLKSLNPETTLFLVASKTFTTQETMTNAHSARDWFLAEAGDEAHVAKHFAALSTNATAVAEFGIDTDNMFEFWDWVGGRYSLWSAIGLSISLSVGFDNFVELLEGAHEMDNHFASTEFESNIPVILALIGIWYNNFHGAESEAILPYDQYMHRFAAYFQQGNMESNGKFVDREGNPVEYQTGPIIWGEPGTNGQHAFYQLIHQGTKLIPSDFIAPAISHNPASDHHQKLMSNFFAQTEALAFGKTKETVEAEFLAAGKTAEEVAELVPFKVFEGNRPTNSILVKQITPRSLGNLIAMYEHKIFVQGVIWNIFSFDQWGVELGKQLANQILPELADDAEVTSHDSSTNGLINAFKVLKA, encoded by the coding sequence ATGTTGAAAAATATCAACCCAACGCAAACACAAGCGTGGAAAGCTCTAACAGCTCATTTTGAGTCTGCTCAAGATATGGATATGAAAGAGCTTTTTGCTCAAGATGCAAAACGTTTCGAGAGCTTTTCTACTCGTTTCGGTTCAGACATCTTGGTCGATTACTCTAAGAACCTAATCGATGCAGAAACGATGCAGCACCTATTCGCTCTTGCAAACGAGACTGAAGTTAAGTCTGCAATTGAAGCGATGTTCAGCGGTGATGCAATCAACAAGACTGAAGGCCGTTCAGTACTTCACACTGCACTGCGTAACCGTAGCGACAAGCCAGTAATGGTTGATGGCAAAGACGTAATGCCAGCAGTTAACGCTGTACTAGCTAAAATGGAACTGTTCACACACCGCATCGTTTCTGGTGAGTGGAAAGGTTACACAGGTAAAGAGATCACAGATGTTGTGAACATCGGTATCGGCGGTTCGGATCTTGGTCCATACATGGTGACTGAAGCACTAACGCCATACAAAACTCGCCTAAACATGCACTTCGTTTCTAACGTAGATGGTACGCACATCGTTGAGACGCTTAAGTCTCTAAACCCAGAAACAACGCTATTCCTAGTGGCATCAAAAACATTCACTACTCAAGAAACAATGACGAATGCACACTCTGCACGTGATTGGTTCTTAGCAGAAGCAGGTGATGAAGCGCACGTTGCTAAGCACTTCGCTGCGCTATCGACTAACGCAACTGCGGTAGCTGAGTTTGGTATCGATACTGATAACATGTTCGAATTCTGGGACTGGGTTGGTGGTCGTTACTCACTATGGTCTGCGATCGGCCTTTCTATTTCTCTTTCTGTAGGCTTCGATAACTTCGTTGAGCTGCTAGAAGGTGCTCACGAAATGGATAACCACTTTGCTTCAACTGAGTTTGAAAGCAACATTCCAGTAATCCTTGCGCTTATCGGCATTTGGTACAACAACTTCCACGGCGCTGAGTCAGAAGCGATTCTACCTTACGATCAATACATGCACCGTTTTGCGGCTTACTTCCAGCAAGGTAACATGGAATCAAACGGTAAGTTTGTAGACCGTGAAGGTAACCCAGTAGAGTACCAAACGGGTCCTATCATCTGGGGTGAGCCAGGTACAAACGGCCAGCACGCGTTCTACCAACTGATTCACCAAGGCACTAAGCTGATCCCATCAGACTTCATCGCGCCTGCAATCAGCCACAACCCAGCATCTGATCACCACCAGAAGCTAATGTCTAACTTCTTTGCTCAAACTGAAGCACTAGCATTCGGTAAGACAAAAGAAACTGTGGAAGCTGAATTCCTAGCGGCTGGCAAAACTGCAGAAGAAGTAGCTGAACTAGTACCTTTCAAAGTGTTTGAAGGTAACCGCCCAACGAACTCTATTCTTGTTAAGCAAATTACACCTCGCTCTCTGGGTAACCTGATCGCGATGTACGAGCACAAGATCTTTGTTCAAGGTGTTATCTGGAACATCTTCAGCTTCGACCAATGGGGTGTAGAACTTGGTAAGCAACTAGCAAACCAAATTCTTCCAGAGCTTGCTGATGACGCAGAAGTGACATCTCACGATAGCTCAACGAACGGTCTAATCAACGCATTCAAAGTGCTTAAAGCTTAA
- a CDS encoding replicative DNA helicase, whose amino-acid sequence MDTKSQKSAKDQVDAIKVPPHSLEAEQSVIGGLLLDNERWDTVAEKVVAKDFYSRPHRLIFEAVKDILEESSPLDLITLSEHLELREQLEEVGGFAYLADLAKNTPSAANINAYADIVAQRALVRSLIGVANEIADSGYDPQGRTSEDLLDLAESKVFAIAEGRASENEGPQNVDSILEKTLERIEILYKTPQDGVTGVDTGFNDLNKKTAGLQGSDLIIVAARPSMGKTTFAMNLCENAAMKQDKPVLIFSLEMPGEQLMMRMLASLSRVDQTKIRTGQLDDEDWARISSTMGILMDKKNMYIDDSSGLTPTEVRSRARRIAREHDGLSMIMIDYLQLMRVPSLSDNRTLEIAEISRSLKALAKELNVPVVALSQLNRSLEQRADKRPVNSDLRESGSIEQDADLIMFIYRDEVYNPDSSLKGIAEIIIGKQRNGPIGSVRLTFQGQHSRFDNYAGPAFDDE is encoded by the coding sequence GTGGATACCAAAAGTCAGAAATCAGCCAAAGATCAGGTGGACGCCATCAAGGTCCCGCCACATTCATTAGAAGCTGAGCAATCTGTTATTGGCGGTTTGTTATTAGATAACGAACGCTGGGATACGGTTGCTGAAAAGGTTGTGGCCAAAGACTTTTATAGTCGTCCTCACCGTCTGATCTTTGAAGCGGTAAAAGATATCCTTGAAGAAAGCTCTCCTCTGGATCTTATTACACTCTCTGAACACTTAGAGCTGCGTGAGCAACTTGAAGAAGTGGGTGGCTTTGCCTACCTTGCTGACCTAGCTAAGAACACGCCAAGTGCGGCTAACATTAACGCTTATGCGGATATCGTCGCTCAGCGTGCATTGGTTCGCAGCTTGATTGGTGTGGCGAATGAGATCGCTGATTCTGGTTACGATCCACAAGGTCGTACATCAGAGGACCTGCTCGACCTTGCTGAAAGTAAAGTATTCGCGATTGCCGAAGGTCGTGCAAGTGAAAACGAAGGCCCTCAAAACGTAGACAGCATTCTTGAGAAGACGCTAGAGCGTATCGAAATCCTGTACAAAACTCCGCAAGATGGTGTGACAGGTGTCGATACCGGCTTTAATGACCTCAACAAGAAAACGGCAGGTCTACAAGGTTCTGATTTAATCATTGTGGCGGCACGTCCATCGATGGGTAAAACCACATTTGCGATGAACTTGTGTGAAAACGCGGCGATGAAACAAGATAAGCCAGTGCTTATCTTCTCTCTAGAGATGCCAGGCGAACAGCTGATGATGCGTATGCTTGCATCCTTGTCTCGCGTGGACCAAACCAAAATTCGTACCGGTCAACTTGATGACGAAGACTGGGCTCGTATCTCTTCGACCATGGGTATCCTCATGGATAAGAAGAACATGTACATTGATGACAGCTCTGGCCTAACGCCAACCGAAGTACGTTCTCGTGCGCGTCGTATTGCTCGTGAACATGACGGTCTTTCAATGATCATGATCGACTACCTTCAACTGATGCGTGTACCTTCACTGTCTGATAACCGTACCCTTGAGATCGCCGAGATTTCACGTTCCCTTAAAGCGTTAGCCAAGGAGTTGAACGTTCCAGTTGTGGCACTTTCTCAGCTTAACCGTTCCCTAGAGCAGCGTGCCGATAAACGCCCAGTTAACTCGGACTTGCGTGAGTCGGGCTCGATTGAGCAAGATGCCGACTTAATCATGTTCATCTACCGTGACGAAGTGTATAACCCAGACAGCTCACTGAAGGGCATCGCTGAAATCATTATCGGTAAGCAACGTAACGGTCCAATCGGTTCGGTTCGTCTGACATTCCAAGGGCAACACTCCCGTTTCGATAACTATGCAGGTCCTGCATTTGATGACGAGTAA
- the zur gene encoding zinc uptake transcriptional repressor Zur, translating to MVKNLDHTLIEQVEGICASRGVRLTPQRKRVFELILSNKKASSAYELLEQLKVSEPQAKPPTVYRALDFLLEQGFIHRVESTNSFICCCSCNANKHFSQLLICDKCGTVVELQDDSLVTLLASNAEKHGFQLTNHVIESHGICQSCSSDMKE from the coding sequence ATGGTGAAGAATTTGGACCACACATTAATAGAGCAAGTTGAAGGGATATGCGCATCGCGTGGCGTTAGATTAACGCCTCAAAGAAAGCGAGTGTTTGAGCTCATCCTCTCTAATAAGAAAGCCTCTAGTGCTTATGAATTATTAGAGCAATTGAAAGTCAGTGAGCCGCAAGCCAAGCCACCTACAGTATATCGCGCTTTGGATTTCTTGTTGGAGCAAGGTTTCATTCACAGAGTTGAGTCAACCAATAGCTTTATATGCTGCTGTTCTTGTAACGCCAACAAACATTTCTCCCAACTACTGATCTGCGATAAATGTGGCACAGTGGTAGAACTACAAGACGATTCCCTTGTGACTCTGCTCGCGAGTAACGCTGAGAAGCATGGCTTTCAATTGACCAACCACGTCATTGAATCGCATGGCATTTGCCAATCTTGCTCCTCCGATATGAAAGAATAA
- the dusA gene encoding tRNA dihydrouridine(20/20a) synthase DusA: MTHSCRLSVAPMLDWTDRHCRYFHRLLSQQTLLYTEMVTTGAILHGKGDFLEYSEQEHPLALQLGGSNPVDLAACAKLAAERGYDEVNLNVGCPSDRVQNGRFGACLMAEPELVADCVSAMKEVTDIPITVKTRIGIDDQDSYEFLTKFISTVSEKGGCEQFTIHARKAWLSGLSPKENREIPPLDYDRAYQIKKDFSDLVIAVNGGITTLEQTKEHLQHLDGVMIGREAYHSPFILAEVDQQIFGLDTPIKKRSQVVEEMYPYIERELSKGASLGHISRHMLGLFQSMPGARQWRRYISENAHKKGAGIEVMQTALAKIPKELNV, from the coding sequence ATGACACATTCATGTAGGTTGTCTGTCGCTCCAATGCTCGATTGGACTGACCGCCACTGTCGTTACTTTCACCGTTTGCTATCTCAGCAGACTCTTCTGTACACGGAAATGGTAACAACGGGCGCGATCTTACACGGTAAGGGCGATTTCCTAGAATATAGTGAGCAAGAGCATCCACTGGCTCTTCAACTTGGTGGCTCTAACCCAGTTGATCTAGCGGCTTGTGCCAAGCTTGCAGCTGAGCGTGGTTATGATGAAGTCAACCTTAACGTAGGTTGCCCTTCAGACCGAGTGCAAAACGGTCGCTTTGGGGCGTGCTTAATGGCGGAGCCAGAGCTAGTAGCAGACTGTGTATCAGCAATGAAAGAAGTGACTGATATTCCAATCACGGTGAAAACTCGCATTGGTATTGATGACCAAGACTCTTATGAGTTTCTGACGAAGTTCATCTCAACGGTTTCTGAAAAGGGTGGTTGTGAGCAATTCACTATTCACGCACGTAAAGCGTGGTTGAGTGGTCTTAGCCCGAAAGAGAACCGTGAGATTCCACCTCTGGATTATGATCGAGCTTACCAGATCAAGAAGGACTTCTCAGATCTAGTGATCGCAGTAAACGGCGGCATCACCACATTAGAGCAGACAAAAGAGCATCTTCAGCACCTGGATGGCGTGATGATCGGTCGCGAGGCTTACCATAGCCCATTTATTCTGGCGGAAGTGGACCAACAGATCTTCGGCTTAGATACGCCAATCAAGAAACGCTCGCAAGTTGTCGAAGAGATGTACCCGTACATCGAACGTGAGCTTTCAAAGGGTGCAAGCCTAGGACACATTTCTCGTCATATGCTTGGCCTGTTCCAAAGCATGCCGGGGGCAAGACAATGGCGTCGTTACATCAGCGAAAATGCGCATAAGAAAGGCGCGGGCATCGAAGTCATGCAGACAGCATTGGCTAAGATTCCTAAAGAGCTGAACGTATAG
- a CDS encoding DUF481 domain-containing protein: protein MSKLLALSTGILCTGLLSTPMALADDAKTDVDAILDSIVVPEPTAEPIVVAPAPEEKDMDIAPSDTSDTELPSPLKTEVEFGYQSHTGNSDSRSLNARLNGEYTAGRHRTSGEWKYYNLYKDGEEDKRQSTYTAQSDYKLSPKTYLYGSFKGVDSRYSAYFKDYTVSSGLGYQFSNTEEFVLEVEVGPGFRYQEPNLDEIDDDDIIFPEIVEEAIFRGNVNTSWQVLKNLQLKADVTLVSGHSNLKFDTELEAINDITDNIALKIAHSRQYHDKVPEGLDKEDSVLSINLLFQF from the coding sequence GTGTCCAAACTATTGGCTCTGAGCACTGGTATTTTATGCACTGGTCTCTTGAGCACTCCGATGGCTTTAGCTGATGATGCTAAAACCGATGTTGATGCAATCCTCGACTCGATAGTAGTACCAGAACCTACTGCTGAGCCGATCGTCGTTGCACCAGCACCTGAAGAAAAAGATATGGATATCGCCCCAAGTGATACGAGTGACACAGAACTGCCAAGCCCACTAAAAACTGAAGTCGAATTTGGATATCAGTCGCATACTGGTAATTCCGATTCACGCTCTCTAAACGCACGCCTAAACGGTGAGTACACCGCTGGCCGCCACAGAACCAGTGGCGAATGGAAATACTACAACCTCTACAAAGATGGCGAAGAAGATAAAAGGCAATCGACTTACACGGCTCAGAGTGACTACAAGTTAAGTCCTAAAACCTATCTTTACGGCAGTTTTAAAGGCGTCGATTCACGCTACAGCGCTTACTTTAAGGACTACACCGTTTCGAGTGGTCTGGGTTACCAGTTTTCGAATACCGAAGAGTTTGTATTGGAAGTGGAAGTGGGCCCGGGTTTCCGTTACCAAGAACCAAACCTCGATGAGATCGACGATGATGACATCATCTTCCCAGAGATCGTTGAAGAAGCGATTTTCCGTGGTAACGTGAATACGTCTTGGCAGGTGTTGAAGAATTTGCAGCTAAAAGCCGATGTAACATTGGTGTCTGGTCACAGTAACTTGAAGTTCGATACCGAGTTAGAAGCGATCAACGATATTACTGACAATATCGCGCTGAAGATTGCACACTCTCGCCAGTACCACGACAAGGTACCCGAGGGGCTAGATAAAGAAGACTCGGTTCTCTCCATAAACCTGTTGTTCCAATTCTAA
- the rplI gene encoding 50S ribosomal protein L9, which produces MQVILLDKIGNLGGLGDQVNVKSGYARNFLIPQGKAVMATKDNVAMFETRRAELEAKVAEQLAAAEARAEKVNALEGVSIASKAGDEGKLFGSIGTRDIADAITAAGVAVAKSEVRLPEGALRNIGEFEVSIQLHSEVFATAKIAIVAAE; this is translated from the coding sequence ATGCAAGTTATTCTACTTGATAAGATCGGTAACCTAGGTGGCCTTGGCGACCAAGTAAACGTTAAATCTGGTTACGCTCGTAACTTCCTTATCCCACAGGGTAAAGCAGTTATGGCAACTAAAGACAACGTTGCTATGTTCGAAACTCGTCGTGCTGAACTAGAAGCTAAAGTTGCTGAGCAACTAGCTGCTGCTGAAGCTCGTGCAGAGAAAGTTAACGCTCTAGAAGGCGTTTCTATCGCTTCTAAAGCTGGTGACGAAGGTAAACTATTCGGTTCTATCGGTACTCGTGACATCGCTGACGCTATCACAGCGGCAGGTGTTGCAGTAGCTAAGAGCGAAGTACGCCTACCTGAAGGCGCTCTACGTAACATCGGCGAATTCGAAGTAAGCATCCAACTTCACTCTGAAGTTTTTGCTACTGCGAAAATCGCTATCGTTGCAGCTGAGTAA
- the rpsR gene encoding 30S ribosomal protein S18: protein MARFFRRRKFCRFTAEGVQEIDYKDVATLKNYITEAGKIVPSRITGTSAKYQRQLARAIKRSRYLALLPYTDKHQ from the coding sequence ATGGCTCGTTTCTTCCGTCGTCGTAAATTCTGCCGTTTCACTGCAGAAGGCGTACAAGAGATTGACTACAAAGACGTAGCAACTCTTAAAAACTACATCACTGAAGCTGGTAAAATCGTTCCTAGCCGTATCACTGGTACAAGCGCTAAGTACCAGCGTCAACTAGCTCGCGCTATCAAGCGTTCTCGTTACCTAGCTCTACTACCGTACACTGACAAGCATCAGTAA
- a CDS encoding TIGR04219 family outer membrane beta-barrel protein, whose protein sequence is MNKMPLIALVGMLSLSSAVSAEEEFSYTAKVGADMWWGSTKLNEVRQDEDSNSPSVYFAFEHNAPMLPNASFRYTSIDTDALAFDKYDYTFYYTLLEHKLMNFDAGLTFTQYSNSNYIEPKATGAKTSTFDEFTWSFYGNAEINVPDTNFDIIGTMEFGDSSGIKSTDLMAGVQYRVPVSESEIALRGGYRVIDLDSDEFFESELGKNFVMVDGWFAGAEVRF, encoded by the coding sequence ATGAATAAAATGCCATTAATTGCTTTAGTGGGAATGCTATCTTTAAGTTCAGCGGTATCTGCTGAGGAAGAGTTTTCTTACACGGCTAAAGTCGGTGCCGATATGTGGTGGGGAAGTACCAAGCTAAATGAAGTGAGACAAGACGAAGACTCTAACTCTCCTTCTGTGTATTTCGCATTTGAGCATAATGCCCCAATGCTGCCAAATGCTAGCTTCCGTTATACGTCTATTGATACGGATGCATTGGCTTTTGATAAGTACGACTACACATTCTACTACACCTTGCTAGAGCACAAGTTGATGAACTTCGATGCGGGTCTGACGTTTACTCAGTACTCAAACTCGAATTACATTGAACCAAAAGCGACAGGTGCGAAAACATCGACCTTTGATGAGTTTACTTGGAGCTTCTACGGCAACGCAGAGATCAACGTTCCTGACACTAACTTCGATATCATTGGTACCATGGAATTCGGTGATAGCAGTGGTATTAAGAGCACAGATTTGATGGCGGGTGTTCAGTACAGAGTCCCAGTATCAGAGTCTGAAATCGCTTTGCGCGGTGGTTACCGTGTTATCGACTTAGACTCTGATGAGTTCTTTGAGTCTGAGCTAGGTAAAAACTTTGTCATGGTAGATGGCTGGTTTGCTGGCGCAGAAGTACGATTCTAA